In Hwangdonia lutea, a single window of DNA contains:
- the fmt gene encoding methionyl-tRNA formyltransferase: protein MKDLRIVFMGTPDFAVATLKTLVENNYTIVGVITAPDRPAGRGRKLNESAVKQYANSVGLNILQPTNLKNENFLDELKALKANLNIVVAFRMLPKAVWQMPEYGTFNLHASLLPNYRGAAPINWAIINGETKTGVSTFFIDEKIDTGEMILQEEVAIDSSENAGSLHDKLMAVGSQLVLKTVDLIEKGDVKTVPQVDNDAIKTAHKLNKDNCKIDWFDTLDNIYNHIRGLSPYPAAWCTLINGEETLDIKIYKAEKEKTAHALEIGTVVSNKKEVKVAVTDGYLIIMEIKLPGKRTMDIKSLLNGYAFQGDAKVL from the coding sequence ATGAAAGACTTAAGAATTGTTTTTATGGGCACGCCAGATTTTGCCGTGGCGACTTTAAAAACATTGGTAGAAAACAACTATACTATTGTTGGCGTTATTACGGCGCCCGACAGACCTGCTGGCCGTGGACGAAAACTCAACGAAAGTGCGGTAAAGCAATATGCAAATTCTGTGGGCTTAAACATTTTGCAGCCCACAAATTTAAAAAACGAGAATTTTTTAGATGAGCTGAAAGCCTTAAAAGCCAACCTAAACATAGTTGTTGCTTTTAGGATGTTACCCAAAGCGGTGTGGCAAATGCCCGAATACGGCACCTTTAATTTACACGCTTCGTTACTGCCAAATTACCGCGGTGCCGCACCCATTAATTGGGCTATTATAAATGGAGAAACCAAAACCGGCGTTTCAACATTTTTTATTGATGAGAAAATTGATACCGGTGAAATGATTCTTCAGGAAGAAGTGGCGATTGATTCTAGTGAAAACGCTGGCAGTTTACACGACAAATTGATGGCAGTGGGCAGTCAACTGGTTTTAAAAACCGTTGATTTAATTGAAAAGGGCGATGTAAAAACGGTTCCTCAAGTGGATAACGATGCTATAAAAACAGCCCATAAACTAAATAAGGACAATTGTAAAATTGATTGGTTTGATACTTTGGATAATATTTATAATCATATTCGTGGGTTGAGTCCGTATCCGGCTGCATGGTGTACTTTAATAAATGGTGAGGAAACCTTGGACATTAAAATTTATAAAGCCGAAAAAGAAAAAACAGCCCATGCCTTAGAAATAGGAACTGTGGTTTCCAACAAAAAAGAAGTAAAAGTTGCTGTTACAGACGGTTACCTTATTATAATGGAAATTAAGCTTCCGGGTAAGCGTACAATGGACATAAAATCGCTTTTAAACGGGTATGCTTTTCAGGGCGATGCTAAAGTGCTCTAA
- a CDS encoding HU family DNA-binding protein — protein sequence MNKTDLIDAMAEHAGITKAAAKKALECAIIEIEGALQKGNRVSLVGFGSWSVSKRAAREGRNPQTGETIKIKAKNVVKFKAGSDLSNAVN from the coding sequence ATGAACAAAACAGATTTAATCGATGCCATGGCAGAACACGCAGGAATTACTAAAGCAGCTGCAAAGAAAGCTTTAGAATGCGCAATTATTGAAATTGAAGGAGCTTTACAAAAAGGCAACAGAGTTTCTTTAGTAGGATTCGGATCTTGGTCAGTTTCTAAAAGAGCTGCAAGAGAGGGAAGAAATCCTCAAACAGGAGAGACTATCAAAATAAAAGCTAAAAACGTTGTAAAGTTTAAAGCTGGATCTGATTTATCAAATGCAGTAAACTAA
- a CDS encoding YqgE/AlgH family protein: MITTKPKKGDLLIAEPAIIGDVSFNRSIVLLADHSHEGSIGFILNKPLEYTISDLVPDVEADFKVYNGGPVEQDNLYFIHKVPNLIPESIEISLGIYWGGDFSKVAELIASGSIKEGDIRFFLGYSGWEINQLDEELKANSWVVTHNIYKEHIIEKNYESFWKEKMLEFGGEYSIWSNAPENPNYN; the protein is encoded by the coding sequence ATGATTACAACTAAACCCAAAAAAGGTGATTTGTTAATCGCAGAACCTGCAATAATAGGAGATGTTTCTTTTAATCGCTCCATAGTTTTATTGGCAGATCACTCGCATGAGGGCTCTATAGGTTTTATACTGAATAAGCCGTTAGAGTACACTATCAGTGATTTGGTACCGGATGTTGAGGCCGATTTTAAAGTTTACAATGGCGGTCCGGTAGAGCAAGACAATCTATATTTTATTCATAAAGTCCCGAATTTAATTCCTGAGAGTATTGAGATTTCTTTGGGTATTTACTGGGGTGGCGATTTTAGTAAAGTAGCCGAACTTATTGCAAGTGGCTCTATAAAAGAAGGCGATATTCGTTTTTTTCTTGGATATTCTGGTTGGGAAATCAATCAGTTGGATGAAGAATTAAAAGCCAATTCGTGGGTAGTTACCCATAATATTTACAAAGAGCATATTATTGAAAAAAATTACGAATCGTTTTGGAAGGAAAAAATGCTGGAGTTTGGTGGCGAATACAGCATTTGGTCCAATGCGCCCGAAAACCCAAATTACAATTGA
- a CDS encoding aminotransferase class IV, which yields MINFNEQILESDAKLSINSRGFNYGDALFETIKTSYGKLLFWEDHYFRLMASMRIMRMEIPMNFTMEFLEEQIQKTLDANQLQQASARVKLMVQRQQGGLYLPNKNSVDFIITTQAVPDDFYVLKDDFYEVDLFKDYYVSPTLLSTLKTNNKAINVVGSIYAKENNLHNCLLLNTNKHVIEALNGNVFVVKDKVIKTPPMADGCLKGVMRKQLIDIVKKMPEYELVEASISPFELQKADEIFITNVIVGIQPVTKYRKKTFKNEVSKMLLQKLNVKIRLSSSN from the coding sequence ATGATAAATTTTAACGAGCAAATTCTAGAGTCAGACGCTAAATTATCTATAAACAGCAGAGGTTTTAATTACGGCGATGCCCTTTTTGAAACCATTAAAACATCCTACGGGAAACTGCTTTTTTGGGAAGACCATTATTTTAGGTTAATGGCGTCAATGCGTATAATGCGTATGGAAATCCCCATGAATTTTACTATGGAATTTCTTGAAGAACAAATTCAAAAAACATTAGATGCCAACCAATTGCAACAAGCATCGGCTCGAGTTAAATTAATGGTGCAACGGCAACAAGGTGGCTTGTATTTGCCAAACAAGAATTCAGTTGATTTTATTATAACAACCCAAGCTGTACCAGATGACTTTTATGTGCTAAAAGACGATTTTTACGAAGTCGATTTGTTTAAGGATTATTATGTGTCACCCACTTTATTATCCACTTTAAAAACCAACAACAAAGCCATAAATGTGGTGGGAAGTATTTATGCGAAAGAAAACAATTTGCACAACTGTTTGCTTTTAAACACCAATAAACATGTTATTGAAGCATTAAACGGAAATGTTTTTGTGGTAAAAGATAAGGTGATAAAAACACCGCCAATGGCCGATGGTTGCTTAAAAGGCGTTATGCGCAAACAACTTATTGATATTGTAAAAAAGATGCCTGAATACGAATTGGTTGAAGCTTCCATTTCGCCATTTGAGCTTCAAAAAGCAGATGAGATTTTTATCACCAATGTTATCGTAGGCATTCAGCCCGTAACAAAATACAGAAAGAAAACATTTAAAAACGAAGTGTCTAAAATGCTATTGCAAAAATTGAATGTAAAAATAAGATTGAGCAGCTCGAATTAA
- a CDS encoding START-like domain-containing protein, translated as MDEKIKFEIEFPIHASPQLLYQYISTPSGLSEWFSDNVNSRGELFTFIWDDSEEKAKLLSKKSGERIKFRWLNDEDDTTSYFEIRIQVDEITKDVSLMVTDFADEDEVDEAKMLWENQIADLKQVLGSA; from the coding sequence ATGGACGAGAAAATTAAATTTGAAATTGAATTTCCAATACACGCATCACCACAATTACTATATCAATACATTTCTACGCCATCGGGCTTATCTGAATGGTTTTCAGATAATGTAAACTCCAGAGGTGAATTATTTACGTTTATTTGGGATGATAGCGAAGAAAAAGCAAAACTATTAAGCAAAAAAAGTGGCGAGCGCATTAAATTCAGATGGCTTAACGATGAGGATGATACGACCTCGTATTTCGAAATTAGAATCCAAGTTGATGAAATCACCAAAGATGTGTCGCTCATGGTAACCGATTTTGCCGATGAAGATGAAGTTGACGAAGCAAAAATGCTATGGGAAAATCAAATTGCAGATTTAAAACAAGTATTGGGTTCGGCGTAA
- a CDS encoding phage integrase N-terminal SAM-like domain-containing protein: protein MNTLKQFIIFEHGNEHDLEHDLAHKKDFSDPKIYTANDDLSKRWYVYFSFRNPKTGKMTRMKNIYGGANKFKTKEERIALLSRYQRRLLKLLKEGYNPYQKNTALFKSKMDKKSKKEVIEVKEKPKLPEKQSTQEIQNKGSKNNTEDSSLNLKEAFDFVLKLKEKTISPRTYKDYCYASSSFIKWINKKHPEIIKINQVDKKVAIEFLNSILLNSSSRNRNNLRLILSSDRF from the coding sequence ATGAATACTTTAAAGCAGTTCATTATATTTGAACACGGAAATGAACACGATTTGGAACACGATTTGGCACACAAAAAAGATTTTTCTGATCCCAAAATTTATACGGCTAACGATGATTTATCAAAACGTTGGTATGTGTATTTTTCTTTTAGGAATCCCAAAACGGGAAAGATGACTAGGATGAAAAATATTTATGGTGGTGCAAATAAGTTTAAAACTAAGGAGGAGCGAATCGCTCTATTATCTCGATATCAAAGGAGGCTACTAAAACTCCTTAAAGAAGGATATAACCCTTACCAAAAAAATACCGCGCTTTTTAAATCCAAAATGGATAAAAAAAGTAAAAAAGAAGTTATTGAAGTTAAAGAAAAGCCCAAGCTGCCAGAAAAACAATCCACTCAGGAAATCCAAAACAAAGGGTCAAAAAATAATACTGAAGATTCTAGTTTAAACCTAAAAGAAGCTTTTGATTTTGTTTTAAAATTAAAAGAAAAAACCATTAGCCCAAGGACTTATAAAGATTACTGTTATGCTTCAAGTTCCTTTATTAAATGGATTAACAAGAAGCATCCAGAAATCATTAAAATAAATCAAGTAGATAAAAAAGTGGCGATAGAATTTTTAAACTCCATTTTATTAAATTCAAGCTCGAGAAACCGTAACAACCTCAGACTTATATTAAGTAGTGACCGGTTCTAA
- the panB gene encoding 3-methyl-2-oxobutanoate hydroxymethyltransferase: protein MSTAKKEYKRITVKTLVDMKANGEKISMLTAYDYTMAKIVDGAGIDVILVGDSASNVMAGHETTLPITLDQMIYHASSVIRAIERCLVVVDLPFGSYQSDPKEALRSAIRIMKESGAHSVKMEGGREIKDSIKRILNAGIPVMGHLGLTPQSIYKFGTYTVRAKEEVEAEQLIDDAKMLEKVGCFAIVLEKIPAKLAKKVADSVSIPIIGIGAGGGVDGQVLVLHDMLGMTHEFNPRFLRRYMNLYEDMTSSISQYVDDVKSRDFPNDSEQY from the coding sequence ATGTCTACAGCAAAAAAAGAATACAAGCGCATTACCGTAAAAACATTGGTTGATATGAAAGCCAATGGCGAAAAAATATCGATGCTTACCGCATACGATTACACCATGGCAAAAATTGTTGATGGCGCCGGTATCGATGTTATTCTTGTTGGCGATTCAGCAAGTAATGTTATGGCGGGCCACGAAACCACATTGCCCATTACTTTGGATCAAATGATATACCACGCATCGTCTGTGATTCGAGCCATAGAAAGGTGTTTAGTGGTTGTAGACCTACCTTTTGGAAGCTACCAAAGCGACCCCAAAGAGGCACTGCGTTCGGCCATTCGTATTATGAAGGAAAGCGGTGCACACTCGGTTAAAATGGAAGGCGGACGCGAAATAAAAGATTCTATAAAACGTATCTTGAATGCCGGTATTCCGGTGATGGGACACTTGGGTTTAACACCACAATCTATATATAAATTCGGCACTTACACCGTTAGGGCGAAAGAAGAAGTTGAAGCCGAACAACTCATTGACGATGCCAAAATGCTAGAAAAAGTTGGATGTTTTGCCATTGTACTCGAAAAAATTCCTGCTAAACTTGCCAAAAAAGTTGCCGATAGTGTCAGCATTCCTATTATTGGAATTGGCGCCGGAGGCGGTGTTGACGGACAGGTATTGGTATTACACGACATGTTGGGAATGACCCATGAGTTCAACCCTCGTTTTTTACGTAGATATATGAATTTATATGAAGATATGACCTCCTCCATTTCGCAATATGTGGATGATGTTAAATCGCGGGATTTTCCGAACGATTCGGAGCAGTATTAA
- a CDS encoding RluA family pseudouridine synthase: MAEKVLSNKSNLNVLYEDNHIIIVNKRVGDIVQGDKTGDKPLSDVVKAYIKEKYNKPGNVYLGTVHRLDRPTSGLVIFAKTSKVLPRLNKLFVSKDISKIYWAVVKKQPPKNEDTLINWLKKNPKNNKSYAHNKEVTDSKKAILHYKTIKKLDHYFLLEIHLETGRHHQIRSQLSTIGCPIKGDLKYGFNRSNKDAGIHLHAREIQFIHPVSKKPIHIIAPLPKDPIWDACLP, encoded by the coding sequence GTGGCTGAAAAAGTTCTATCCAACAAATCAAACCTCAATGTGCTTTACGAGGACAACCACATCATTATTGTCAATAAACGTGTGGGCGATATTGTTCAGGGCGATAAAACGGGCGACAAACCCTTAAGCGATGTTGTAAAAGCCTATATTAAAGAGAAATACAACAAACCAGGAAACGTGTATTTAGGCACCGTACATCGGTTGGACCGCCCCACTTCCGGTCTTGTTATATTTGCTAAAACAAGCAAGGTTTTACCGCGGCTCAACAAATTATTTGTGTCAAAAGATATTAGTAAAATCTATTGGGCTGTTGTAAAAAAGCAACCTCCAAAAAATGAAGACACACTTATTAATTGGCTAAAAAAGAATCCGAAAAACAATAAATCGTATGCGCACAACAAAGAGGTTACCGATAGCAAAAAAGCGATTCTGCATTACAAAACCATAAAAAAACTCGATCATTATTTTTTATTGGAAATTCATTTAGAAACGGGCAGACATCACCAAATACGCAGTCAGTTATCAACTATAGGTTGCCCCATAAAAGGGGATTTAAAATACGGATTTAACAGAAGCAATAAAGATGCTGGTATTCATTTGCATGCCAGGGAAATTCAGTTTATTCATCCGGTTTCTAAAAAACCAATTCATATTATCGCGCCACTACCCAAAGACCCCATTTGGGACGCTTGTTTACCTTAA
- a CDS encoding aldehyde dehydrogenase, whose amino-acid sequence MLNTIPEIISNQKTFFKAQNTKDVSFRISLLKKLKQEIISREKDIFKALHSDFKKPSFEAFLSENGLVIAEINLAIKNLKSWSKPERVKSSVLLFPSKDYIYKSPYGTVLIIGPWNYPFQLAINPLIMAIAAGNTVVLKPSELTPNTSELLAEMVKHIFPKDMATVVQGGVEISTELLKQHWDYIFFTGSVSVGKIVAKAAAKHLTPVTLELGGKSPCIVDDTINLKLTAKRLVWGKFFNGGQTCIAPDYLIVKSSIKNDLIDALKNEILKAYGDAQNSADYPKIINHKNFIRLTQLLKDVNIAFGGDYNAEELYLAPTLIDEPPLDSEVMKDEIFGPILPILSYDTEDDIASIIQHFNKPLSLYVFSKNKRFIEDTIDKFSFGGGVINDTLIHYGNANLPFGGIGASGIGAYHGKFGFDTFTHFKAIVKRGNWYDPPFRYAPYSKRNFKLIKTLFKWFS is encoded by the coding sequence ATGTTGAATACCATTCCAGAAATAATTTCAAATCAAAAAACCTTTTTTAAAGCACAAAACACTAAAGATGTATCTTTTAGGATTAGTTTACTAAAAAAGTTAAAACAAGAGATTATAAGTCGCGAAAAAGACATTTTTAAAGCCTTGCACAGCGATTTTAAAAAACCATCATTTGAAGCCTTTTTAAGTGAAAACGGTTTAGTTATTGCCGAAATAAACCTCGCTATAAAAAACCTAAAAAGCTGGAGCAAGCCAGAGCGTGTTAAATCGTCGGTGCTTTTATTTCCATCTAAAGATTACATTTATAAATCGCCCTATGGCACAGTGCTCATTATTGGTCCTTGGAACTACCCCTTTCAACTAGCCATAAATCCGTTAATTATGGCCATAGCTGCTGGTAATACGGTGGTTTTAAAACCGAGTGAGCTCACACCAAACACATCGGAATTATTGGCGGAAATGGTAAAACATATTTTTCCAAAAGATATGGCTACGGTGGTTCAGGGTGGCGTTGAAATTTCAACCGAACTTTTAAAACAGCATTGGGATTATATTTTTTTTACGGGCAGCGTTTCGGTTGGAAAAATCGTGGCGAAAGCGGCAGCAAAACACTTAACACCCGTAACTTTGGAATTAGGCGGAAAATCGCCCTGTATTGTTGACGACACGATTAATTTGAAGTTAACCGCCAAAAGACTGGTTTGGGGCAAGTTTTTTAATGGCGGACAAACCTGTATTGCTCCAGATTATTTGATTGTAAAATCTTCAATAAAAAATGATTTGATTGATGCTTTGAAGAATGAAATACTTAAAGCTTATGGTGATGCCCAAAACTCTGCCGATTATCCAAAAATAATAAATCATAAAAATTTTATACGATTAACACAGCTTTTAAAAGATGTAAATATTGCTTTTGGTGGTGATTATAATGCGGAGGAATTATACCTGGCCCCCACACTTATTGATGAACCCCCATTGGATAGCGAGGTTATGAAAGATGAGATTTTCGGACCCATTTTACCGATTCTTTCTTATGACACTGAGGACGATATAGCGTCTATCATACAGCATTTTAACAAGCCTTTGTCGCTCTACGTTTTTTCAAAGAACAAGCGATTTATTGAAGACACCATTGATAAATTCAGTTTTGGCGGTGGTGTTATTAATGACACTTTAATTCATTACGGCAATGCCAATCTGCCGTTTGGTGGCATTGGCGCTAGTGGTATTGGCGCTTACCATGGTAAATTTGGTTT